Genomic window (Victivallis lenta):
CAAACAGGGGGAAATAAAAGATATCATCCACATTCTGGATGATTTGGATGCCAATATCCGCAGGGAACTGGACGAACCGGAAGAACTTCAGCTGACATTCGCTTTTTACAACGAAATGGAGCAGAATCAGCTGAAAAAGGACCGCAATGCTCTGCGTGCCCGGCTGGAACGGATTCCTGATGAAAAGAAACAGGAAACGGCAATGATCGAAAAGCACTATGCCGATCCCGAGGCGAGAACCTTCCCTGTGGCGGTCATCTTCCTCGTTCCGCAAACGAAAGCATGGGGGGCAAAATAATGGCAAGAAATCTTTCCAAACATGCCGAATGGCTTTCGCTGGTCGAAGTTTCCGGACCATTCCTGGCAGTCGCTGTATTGGACCGTGTGTTTCCGCAGGGATTGGAGGCAATCTATCCCGAAGCCAAGCGGCACATTCGTTCTGCGTATGAAGAATGGTGCGATGCTGTTTCCGAGGATGACAAGGATTTACAGGCGCTTCATAAGGAATGGGTGCATTTGGTAATTTCCGACTTTCTGGAGATACCGGACAAAGTTTTGCTGCCGGGAAATTCCGTTCAAGTTCCGTCAGATAACGGCGTCGGTGGCTATTCCCCGGAATTCGTGTTGCAGGATGAAGATGCCAAACCGAAACTTTTCGTTGGGGTCTATCCTCCGGGGACAAATCTTACCGCTATAGACAGACGCAGTGACTGGACAGCCTCTCCCCTGGACAAAATGACCAAACTCTGCCGGGTGAAGGACGTTCGCCTGGGACTGCTTACTAACGGCGAAGAGTGGATGCTTGTCAACGCCCCGAACGGCAAAACTTCCGGCAGTGTGACTTGGTATGCCCGTCTATGGTTCCAGGAACCGCGGACCTTGCAGGCGTTTTCTTCGCTTCTGGGGGTTCGTCGTTTCTTCGGTCCGGAAAACGAAACTCTTCCGGCGCTTATGGATGAATCGCTTGATTGTCTGGAAGAAGTTACCGACACACTTGGCGATCAGGTGCGCACAGCCGTGGAAGTTCTGATTCAAGGTCTGGATAAAGCGGATCAGGACCGCAACCGGGAACTCCTGCGCGATATAAGACCGGCGGAACTCTACGAAGCCGGACTTACCGTCATGATGCGGCTCGTTTTCCTTCTTTGTGCGGAGGAACGGGGGCTCCTGTTGCTGGGGACGGAGCTTTACGATCAGAATTACGCCGTTTCCACTTTGCGCAGTCAGTTGGCGAGCGAAGCGGATAAACACGGAGCAGAAATCCTAGAACGGCGGCACGATGCCTGGGCGCGTCTGCTGGCGATCTTTCGGGCCGTTTATGGTGGCTTGGAGCATGCCGAGGTGCGCTTGCCTGCTTTGGGCGGCTCCATCTTTGATCCGGATAAGTATCCGTTCCTTGAAGGACGAGCCAAGGGAACCTGCTGGAAGGAGTGCAATCCAACCCCGCTGCCCATTGACAACCGGACGGTTCTCCTGCTGTTGAACTCTTTGCAGGTGCTGGAACAGACCGGCGGCGCGATCCTGCTCTCTTATCGGGCACTGGACGTGGAACAAATCGGGCACATTTATGAAGGTCTGCTGGAACATACCGCTGCCCGTACACCGGAAATTACGCTGGGTTTGCGAGGCTCCGCCAAGGCGAAAAATCCGAACATCACCCTTCCGGAACTGGAATCGCTGGCGCTGGAACCGACCCAGCAGAGAAAGTGGAACGATACGGCGGCATATGCGATCACCCGGTACTTCCGGGTGGCCAAGATCTCCATGACGGCGCGGACGCTGAGTAATTTTCTGGAAAAGACGATGTTTGTGGCGATCATCTGGTTTGGAGCGAAGGCGGTGTTCGACGGGACGCTGTCGGTGGGAGCGCTGATTGCGTTCCAGATGCTCTCGGGACGGGTGACGGCGCCGCTGGTGCGGATTGTGGGACTGGTGCATGAGTATCAGCAGACTGCGCTGTCGGTCAAGATGCTCGGCGTTGTGATGAACTGTCCCGGGGAGCAGGTGGGCGGCTCGCTGCACCATCAGCTTCGGGGAGAGATCTCCATAGAGAATGTCTCCTTCCAGTACACGCCGGATGGACCGCGGGTGATCAAGGACTGCAATCTGCATATTGCGCCGGGGACGACGGTCGGACTGGTCGGGCGGTCGGGTTCCGGCAAGACCACGCTGACCAAACTCATTCAGGGACTCTATCCCCTTCAGGCCGGCATCATCAAGTTCGACGGGATCGACATCCGGGAAATCGACCGCTCGAGTCTGCGCTCCAACATCGGAATCGTGCTTCAGGACAACTATTTCTTCTACGGCACGGTGCGGGAGAATCTGACACTGACCAAGAAAGAGGCGTCGATGGAAGAGGTCATCTACGCGGCGCGGATGGCGGGGGCGGACGAGTTTATCCAGAAGATGCCGAAAGGCTACGATTCGATTCTGGAAGAGAATGCCTCCAATCTGTCGGGCGGTCAGCGGCAGCGTCTAGCGATCGCGCGGGCGCTGCTTCCGAATCCGCGGATTCTGATTTTCGACGAGGCGACCAGCGCGCTTGACCCGGAAAGTGAAACGCTTGTCCGGCGGAATCTGAAGATGATCGCCCGCAACCGGACCGTGTTCATCATCTCCCACCGGCTCTCGATTCTCTGCCGGGCCAACAAGATCGTGGTGATGGACAAAGGCGAACTGGTGGAAAGCGGAACACACCGGGAATTAATCGGCCGGAACGGCATTTATGCGGAATTCTGGCGTCAGCAGATGGGGACCGAAGATGATGAAATTTAATACAAAACCAAAAACGTTGAGGGAAGCGGAGGAGTTTCAGCCGGATGCGATCATGCTGGAGGCGCAGCGGCCGCCGTTTCCGATGCACGTGGTCTGGTTTCTGGTGGTGGCGCTGCTGTTTCTGATGATCGTGTGGGCAAGTCTGGCCAAGGTGGACAAGATTGTCGCGGCGGACGGACAGCTTACCACGGTGCGGCCGACCATCACGATGAAACCCTATGAACGCACCGTCATCAAGACTGTGAACATCCGGCCGGGACAGCGGGTGAAGAAAGGACAGGTACTCTTCACCTTTGATCCGACGCTGACGGAATCGGACTATGCCAAACTGCTGGAACAGCGTCAGAGCCTCAATGCGCACAAGCTGCGTCTGGAAGCGGAGCTGGTCGGCTACGACAAGCCGTTTGTTCTGCCGGAGAACCCGGATCAGGACATGAAAAACCAGCTCGGCATCTTTGAAGCAAGAAAGCTCTATTACCGGGAGAAAATCCGGTCCTACGACGAAAATCTGATCCGGTATGAAAAAACGCTGAAGGCGCTGCAGGAGAGTCTGACCCGCTACGAGGGACGGAAAAACGCCATCGGGAAAATCGAGAAGATGATGAGCGATCTGCAGAAGAAAAACATCGTTTCGCTGAAAGACCTTCTGCAGACGCAGGTCTCCTTTCTGGAGATGGCGATCCAGATCGACCAGCAGAACGTGCAGATCGTGGAAAACCGTCAGCAGATCCAGACCATTCTGGCGGAAAAGAATGCGTTCATCAAGGACTGGTACCGGCAGATCATGGAGGAGCATGTCAGCGTGAAGCGGGAGCTGATTTCGGTCAACAAGGATATCCCGAAAGCGGCGATGCTGGACCGGCAGAGCGAGCTGCGCTCGCCGTGCGACGCGGTGGTTCATGAACTGGCGCCGTTCCAGGAGGGATCGGCGGTGCAGGAGGCGGAAGCGCTTGTCACACTGATTCCGCTCAATGTCCCGCTGGAGGCCGAGGTGGACATCCCGGCAAAGGACATCGGCTGGGTCAAACTCGGCGACAAGGCGAGAATCAAACTGGATGCGTTTCCGTTCCAGCAGTGCGGAACTCTGGATGGAGAGGTGATCTACATCTCCCAGGACGCCTTCCACAAGGGGGTCCAGAGCACCGAACAGATGGAGGAGACCGACGCCGGAGGAAAACCGAGCAAAGCCTCCATGGGAGCGACCTACCAGGCGCGCCTGAAGATCTCGGGCGAACTCAAGGGACGCGGCAAGGACGCGCCGCTTCTTGCGGGTATGCGTCTGAAAGCGGAGATCAAGGTCGGGAAACGGACCGTCATCAACTACCTTCTCAATCCGTTTGTCAAAGCGCTCAGCGAGGGGATCCGGGAACCCTGATCGCCCGGAGGGGGTAAGGAACGGGAAGATGACGCGGATTCGAACAAGCTGTATTGTTCTGCGTCAGACTCCGTTCCGGGAATCGAGTCTGATCGTCTCGGCGCTTGC
Coding sequences:
- a CDS encoding peptidase domain-containing ABC transporter, encoding MARNLSKHAEWLSLVEVSGPFLAVAVLDRVFPQGLEAIYPEAKRHIRSAYEEWCDAVSEDDKDLQALHKEWVHLVISDFLEIPDKVLLPGNSVQVPSDNGVGGYSPEFVLQDEDAKPKLFVGVYPPGTNLTAIDRRSDWTASPLDKMTKLCRVKDVRLGLLTNGEEWMLVNAPNGKTSGSVTWYARLWFQEPRTLQAFSSLLGVRRFFGPENETLPALMDESLDCLEEVTDTLGDQVRTAVEVLIQGLDKADQDRNRELLRDIRPAELYEAGLTVMMRLVFLLCAEERGLLLLGTELYDQNYAVSTLRSQLASEADKHGAEILERRHDAWARLLAIFRAVYGGLEHAEVRLPALGGSIFDPDKYPFLEGRAKGTCWKECNPTPLPIDNRTVLLLLNSLQVLEQTGGAILLSYRALDVEQIGHIYEGLLEHTAARTPEITLGLRGSAKAKNPNITLPELESLALEPTQQRKWNDTAAYAITRYFRVAKISMTARTLSNFLEKTMFVAIIWFGAKAVFDGTLSVGALIAFQMLSGRVTAPLVRIVGLVHEYQQTALSVKMLGVVMNCPGEQVGGSLHHQLRGEISIENVSFQYTPDGPRVIKDCNLHIAPGTTVGLVGRSGSGKTTLTKLIQGLYPLQAGIIKFDGIDIREIDRSSLRSNIGIVLQDNYFFYGTVRENLTLTKKEASMEEVIYAARMAGADEFIQKMPKGYDSILEENASNLSGGQRQRLAIARALLPNPRILIFDEATSALDPESETLVRRNLKMIARNRTVFIISHRLSILCRANKIVVMDKGELVESGTHRELIGRNGIYAEFWRQQMGTEDDEI
- a CDS encoding HlyD family type I secretion periplasmic adaptor subunit gives rise to the protein MMKFNTKPKTLREAEEFQPDAIMLEAQRPPFPMHVVWFLVVALLFLMIVWASLAKVDKIVAADGQLTTVRPTITMKPYERTVIKTVNIRPGQRVKKGQVLFTFDPTLTESDYAKLLEQRQSLNAHKLRLEAELVGYDKPFVLPENPDQDMKNQLGIFEARKLYYREKIRSYDENLIRYEKTLKALQESLTRYEGRKNAIGKIEKMMSDLQKKNIVSLKDLLQTQVSFLEMAIQIDQQNVQIVENRQQIQTILAEKNAFIKDWYRQIMEEHVSVKRELISVNKDIPKAAMLDRQSELRSPCDAVVHELAPFQEGSAVQEAEALVTLIPLNVPLEAEVDIPAKDIGWVKLGDKARIKLDAFPFQQCGTLDGEVIYISQDAFHKGVQSTEQMEETDAGGKPSKASMGATYQARLKISGELKGRGKDAPLLAGMRLKAEIKVGKRTVINYLLNPFVKALSEGIREP